A stretch of DNA from Acropora palmata chromosome 12, jaAcrPala1.3, whole genome shotgun sequence:
AGTGGTCACGAATGTTATAAGTGAAAGCTAGAGTACTAATTAAGAATTTTACCCAGTTTTGACCTAAAAGCGGTAAATTTAGCATGAGAGGCCCCCTTTAAGGGCAATCCATGAATTATAGCCAAAGGGAATTCAAGAAAATTGACAGTCAATTTTACAGATTTGGTCATGCTGAAgtcacaaaaatgaaataagacACGCATGATTCAggctaaccctaacccttacTAGTGCTAATGCTCAGCTTGTGTGCAGCCTTTAAACTATATGAAGCCTACTTAAAGCTTTAGTTTTTTTGGTACTGtatctttattaatttttttggtacTGCATCTTTATTTTAGGTCCAACTTGCTCGCCAGTACTAAAGCAATTGAATGGATCAGGTAAAAAGTTACCCTTCAAGTGGCTGTGTCACTCTGTTTTCTCCTCCCTGCAAGTCTCGCTTTTATTTGCAGTTCTCTATATTTTTAATGTCTCAATACATAATTAAATGAAGACATTGTCATGTTACACTGTACACACATTAACATGCGTGTAGAGAAGTTGAAAGGTGGACacaaagccttttttttttttttttttttcacagagaGGTAGACTTTGGGTTACATGTTCTTGAGTTTTTGTCATCTGTTGTCTGGAAGGAAGTCACTGtgttttggtttattttttacCCTAACacttttagggaaaaaaagtAAGCAAGTACCGGTACCCCACAGCACTTGCACAGggaaggagaaaagaaaaagacagaaaGTGTCATcagcagaaaaagaaagagacttGAACATCCTATCTCAACATGATGAACTTGTCATAGCAGAAATTTTGGGGCCAAATCCACCAACAAACAATGCCCATTCCACGAGAACCCTTGCCCATCCACATTTTGGAGGGAAACAGCCCAAACAGCACCAGCCTCCAAAGTGTATCAGTGTTGTGTGTagggaagagaaaaaaatattagagGATCAATTGAGGGATGCCAGGCAAGAGGTGGAGAAAGTACAAATGGAGTTGGAAGAAGCACAAGCAGAATTGAGTGAGTCTAAATTCATGATAGGGTTACCAATCCTTTTAATGtttgtcaaaacaatgaagaaactgtggtgctgcgtcggtgggggagatcaaaacaaaagtttggttttatcaaacgagttgaaaaatgttgaattaccaccgtgaaagatttagaaagctgcatttcgagcgttagcccttcgtcagagcgaactTTTATTGTGATTAACGTCTGACAAGAGAGTGTGACTTGGACATGCCTGGCAGTTGTAGGTCTTTTGTATCATAGTCCTTCCCTTCAGGAATCTCTTTAATACCACTTCTTCAGCATTGATAAACAGAACATGTGTTCAAGGGTTTTTTCGGTTTAATTCATCTTTTGCAATAGGGACACTGAAAGCCATGCAGCCAAGCACATCAAGTGTCGATTCTGCAAAGTATGGAAAGGTCCCAAGGTCTGTTGGGGTTGCTAAAAATGTAAGTTCTGAACATTTTACTGAACATAACAAAGAAAGATAAAGTAGAAGGAAAGTaagtgaaacaaataaacaaacagtATGGTTGAAAGCAGAATAGAGATAACTACAAATGGCCTTGTGCATCACAGTCATTGATGAGACTTATCAATAATCTAGTGATTAATTAATTTCatgaatttgcatttttttcctgacATAATAGTGGGAAGAAATATCAAGTGGAGTCTGGTGTTGCCCCATCAAGGTGAAGGCAGCTGTAAAGGATGCAGCAACACGAACAGCACTTGCCTGTGCCCTCCTTGGGATATTTTACCCAAAAGAGGAATTAAAAGGGAGAAGGCTGCATGACCTTGATCAGGATGTTGTGGAGGCAATAACAGGTAATTTTGTGCATGGAGACTAATTTGATGTCACAGATTGCATAAAAAATTCCTTTCTCTGAAGTATTAAATAATTGTTAGGATTTAACGGAAATACTGCAAATTCGTATAATCTGGATCACCTACATACTGTAATCGTGTCCATCAAAGCAACAGATCATCTTGATAGCTACGGTTTTTGTAGTTCAACAGTTTGTTTACCTCAGCGAGTAAATCAGGACAACTATACATAGCGTTACGAATTCTGTTAATTAGAGATATTCTGAGTTTCTTTCCATACGTACAGCTGTTAATAATCTATATTAATTCTTGCTTTGTTGTATGAATGACATTTTTATCttcatttacattaaattttcagaCTTTTGTATGGTTGCCAAACTAACAAAGGAACCACCCTTAAAGAGAACAAAGGAGGGTGATGCACCAAAGCCGTCATCTCCAATGTCTCGCAGCACAATCAAGCAAGCAATGAGAATGAAATGCAACACTATCATTAGCCTGCAATGCAAGAAGGTATTAGCACATTTAAACTATTTCTGTTTATTACTGAAGACTTTTCAGACACTGTGCAACTTGGCAAATGTCAAACAAATCAACATagagtaacaaaaaaaatttgaagatatattatcaattttttttctttcacaggCAGAAACCAGCAATGCCTCATAAACCTGAATGGAAGACCATGCATGTTCCCTGTACATAGCCATGACATATTTGAATATCATTTtacaatatttaattttttaacatatcataattttttttcaatgtagagttgtaaaagaaacattaaatGCATTTAGAATAATTTGGTGTTGGTTATTTTACCTTCCAAAGTATTATATATAATTGCCCAAGCTCTCCAAGTGCTATGTGAATTGGATTTGATGCATATGCAgaaattatttcatatttGTGTTATCCCTGTTTTCATGGGTTGCCATTACTATTCAAGACATCGTTGAAGACTGTCTATTTCCTGTATTTTCCCTATGCCATTGTGATGTGAACAGGATTTGAAGCATATGCAGAGACTATGTAAAAGTTATGTTATCCCTGTTTTCATGGTTTCCCACTGGTATTTAAAACCTAGCTCAACACTATTTAATCCCTATATTGTCCCTATGCCAGTGCTATGACAACTACCCAAGCCAATTTTGGCCTCACAGAGTGCTATGTGAATTGGATTTAAAGCATATGCAGAGACTATGTAAAAGTTATGTTATCCCTATTTTCATGGTTTCCCACTGGTATTCAAAACCTAGTTCAACACTATTTAATCCCTATATTGTCCCTATGTCAGTGCTATGTCAACTACCCAAGCCAATTTTGGCCTCACAGAGTGCTATGTGAATTGGATTTAAAGCATATGCAGAGACTATGTAAAAGTTATGTTATCCCTATTTTCATGGTTTCCCACTGGTATTCAAAACCTAGTTCAACACTATTTAATCCCTATATTGTCCCTATGTCAGTGCTATGTCAACTACCCAAGACAATTTTGACCTCACAGAGTGCTATGTGAATTGGATTTAAAGCATATGTAGAGACTATGTAAAAGTTATGTTATCCCTATTTTCATGGTTTCCCACTGGTATTCAAAACCTAGTTCAACACTATTTTAATCCCTATGTTGTCTCTATGTCAGTGCTATGTCAACTACCCAAGACAATTTTGACCTCACAGAGTGCTATGTGAATTGGATTTAAAGCATATGCAGAGACTATGTAAAAGTTATGTTATCTCTATTTTCATGGTTTCCCACTACTGCTCAAAACCTAGTTCAAGAGTGTGTATGTCCTAATATAAATAGCTTTTACATATACTATGTAAAGGTTCCATTTAACTAGCAAAAACATAgtgtttaaattaaaattaaatagtcAAGGCATATGTATAACATAGTCTTTCAATAAGGTCACTATGTGAAAAATATGTACTTGTCACATACCTTATACATAGACTTATGACATAGGATTTACATAGACAATACATACTGTCTGGTTCTACAAGGGTTGATCTCCCTCTGATTCCACAAGCTTTTGAAGATCTTTCACATTATTACTACCAACATCATCCACTATGTTCAAGAGGCTGTCTCTTGTCTGTGAAATACCAAGCTTATTAAACCTTTGGAATGTCTGCAAAAATATATAAGGTAAATATGGTAAgacaaaatttccaaaatattACTGGCAGTTGTATCCATGCATTTTTATGTCATCAGTTTTTCAGCTTTCTGGATATAAGTGACATCAGAAAATAGGAATTCATACAAAAAAGGTTGAGCAATGTgactttttattcttttcatatatttttcttCTAATGTGACAGTCAATGATATTTCCattctgaaatatttttcatctATGAAACTTGCATGAACAGTTCAATTGAAAAAGGCACCTGACAATAATGTTTCAATCTGCATAAAAACAACTTTTCTAAAGCAGTTGGTAAGAATTGAAATTACCTTCTTACTTGCACTGCCTGTTCCAAGTAAAATTGTGTTAAATAATTAACCTTTTGAATCAGAGATAACTCCATGCATCTCTGATTCATCAAAACCCCATAGGTGACACACAGTGGGGCTACTTGTCTGCCATCATCTTTGAGGTTTGGCACAGCAATGGTTGTAAGAATTTCAAGGACATCTGGTGCTCTGTCTTTCAATTCATTAAGAATCTGCATCCATGTGAATGATGTCAATTTGTTCTGATCTTTTCTTGACAAACACAGAACAGATGGTGTACCTTTTGTCTTAACACACAACTTTGTGCACTGGTTGTCAATGTTTTGTAACATTACTGTTAGGATACACCTTCTCTGAGATGGAACTTCCATGATCTGCTGTGCAAGCACAGTTGTCTGTGTTCCTTGCATAACCTCAGCAAATAAGTTTTCTTTCTCCATGGATGTAAGATATGGGGCTTCATCAGCCTTGAGctacaaaatgtttttgaaaatataaTAGTGCCTGGTACCACCATAGCTTCTTTAA
This window harbors:
- the LOC141859389 gene encoding uncharacterized protein LOC141859389 → MYALISWTSRNGVTLEREEVEVRAARTLTVMNGGKMEPDATVNLQYRKDIWGGKIQSLHDSKNDAERHLEREVDDGSESPVVDICETSTNNAQRKRKKKSFGKDFEESTDPEDDIGESESPTCSPVLKQLNGSGKKSKQVPVPHSTCTGKEKRKRQKVSSAEKERDLNILSQHDELVIAEILGPNPPTNNAHSTRTLAHPHFGGKQPKQHQPPKCISVVCREEKKILEDQLRDARQEVEKVQMELEEAQAELRTLKAMQPSTSSVDSAKYGKVPRSVGVAKNWEEISSGVWCCPIKVKAAVKDAATRTALACALLGIFYPKEELKGRRLHDLDQDVVEAITDFCMVAKLTKEPPLKRTKEGDAPKPSSPMSRSTIKQAMRMKCNTIISLQCKKAETSNAS